DNA from Drosophila gunungcola strain Sukarami chromosome 3L unlocalized genomic scaffold, Dgunungcola_SK_2 000014F, whole genome shotgun sequence:
ACGACCAGCTGACCTCGGAGATCAAGCTGCTCAATGGCAAACTCAACTCCCTGGACGAGTTCCGCATCCAAAGGGATGTCCTGCTGGCCAAGTTCGATGACCAGGAGGCGGACCTCAATGAGCGGGAGAAGGACCACAAGGAGGCGCTCTACAACATGGAACAGCGGGCGGTGGTCGAGAAGGATGCCCTGAAGAAGGAGGTGGAGCAGAAGCTGCTCCAAGTCTCCGAGGACTTCACCCGCTCCAGTGAGATTCGCAATGCCGGCTACACTCGCCGCCTGATCCGCGAGAACATCGCCCTGCAGAAGGAGATCGATCTGCTGGTGATGTCGCAGATAAAACTCCAGCAGGCCTACACCAACCAGAAGTCCAAGCACAAGGAGATGGAGGAGCAGTACAGTGCCCTCGACCAGATCAAGAACGAGCTGGTGCGCAACTCGGTCAACAAGAGCAAGATCATCGAGGGTCTCACCCGGAACTACGAGAAACTCAAGGCCAAGTACGTGGAGGTGTTGCGCTACAGGAAGGCCTACGAATCGCATCTGCAGGCGGAGAAGTGTCAGAACATCAAGCAGAAGGACGCGGCCGGAAAGCTCCGCACCCTGGCCAAGCGAATGGAGATCGTGGAGCTGGAGAACCGGAGCATGGAAGTGGTTCATGCCCAGCACGAGATGGAGATTACCCGCTTGCGTGGCGTCATCCAGGAGATCAAGTGCACGGTGCGTGATGCCATTGTGGCGGAGCAGGCGGCCAAGACCTTCCCGCAGCGATTGGCGGAGGCCAATGTGGATGATGCGGCGGTGATAGCCGAGGTCCGCGAGGAGGCCATCTCCGTTTGCAGGCTGAAGCGAAGCGACCTGCTCTCCCAGCTGCTGAACATCGTGAGCTCCCATTCGGAGGAGCTGCCGAGGACGCCGTCGATTGCCTCCATTGGCAGTGCCACCTCCTCGCTGTATGCTCCCGGTAAAATGGGCTTCATGCCCGCGCGACCCAAGCCAACGCCATTCGATGTCTTTCGCAGCGAGGTCATCGACCAGGAGCCAGATCTCACCGTTCCAGAGGACCTGCAGAAGCTCAAGACGCAGGATCGGCCGATCGCGTCGCAGCGCGGCGACGAGAACTCCATCATCGACGTGGAGTTCGGGACCACTCTGTACGTGTCGTCGTCGCGCGAGGACGACCTCAtcgaggtggaggaggagccGCTGGAGGAGCCGGAGGGCTCCACCAGTTCCATGTCCGTGAAGAAGGCCAGCAGCGAGGGCTCAGTGGCACCGCCCGGAACCGCCCCCCTTGCCGCTTCCGTGTCCTCTAAGGATCTGAAGGCACCCAGCATCGGCACCATGGACACACTCACGGGCGCCTCCAAGCTGACGGGCATCACCAACGAGGAGGAGGCCGGCGAGGagggcgaggaggaggacttCGATGTGCAGTTCTTCTATTAGTCTGCAAACTACCTAGTTGTCTGTTCACCATTTATTCCACTTTTGTTGAGACTTCAATAAATATCTGCAGAAAGAATTGTCTTTTAAGCACATCAAGAAACATACAAAAGGGTTACATTCGAAGGTGAATATatgatattatattaatatgccAGTTCAATCGAGTATGCCGTTCTAATCGGAACTTGAGTATTAACATATTCACCTTTAAGTGTAACcctttttcatgttttttgaTATGCTTAATATGATTTATTATAATGAGTAATGAGTAGAGTAAAGAGTTTTATCTCACCAATTGCATTTCCTGCTAAATTGCTaacttaacaaaaacaaataataaataaaattaacaaattttacaatttatgcGAACCATGACGAAATTCAAATGTGAActattggaaaaaaattttgttttaaacgaCAAACCACAGTTTGTCttataataacataatagtcaaatactatttaattaagtatattcaaataaataatgaagttataactttttcattttcctaATGTTCCTATGGGACCTATACGAtatattcgtccgattttaaaacaatttaagtcGTATTTTCGAAACAGTTAaccattattttattgtttaattttttttcgaatgtttctatagtcgtccgatccggcttgttccgacttatatatgcaacttttaaaatttttttcattcataTTGCTTTTAACTGAGAGattagtttgcgtagaaacggacatggctagatcgaaaATGTATACTTTATACAGTCGGAACTGTCTTAAGTATTAACATTTTGTAACGATTATTTTCgtattaaaacacaaaacataaacattagtttgatattataaatgtTAAGTTGATTACAAGTTTTGCTtgctataataataaattgctAATTgtgaaatgtaatttaatagttgaataataataaatatcttatttatttaagccttCCATTACCAACTCCTCACTGTCTTTTCTACCTTTCCCCTTGCAGGGTGCATCTGTTGAGACTCAGAAGTGTGGCAAGAGTATCGCGGATACGTGGGACTGCATCTACGAGACATCCGGCACTGTCATCACCAAGGATAACAGCACGGAGGTTAGCCAGGAAATCGGACCAGGATGTCGTTGCGGCTGCATTGTGCATTTGGGCTCCTCGAAGCCCAAACGAATCATTGCGGGTGCCACTCAAAGTTGTCCTGGCCGCTCGTTTTGGCTGATACAGGTACGACCCATTAACTGACTCCTAGCTGAACccttatacaaaaaaacaggCTCACACTTGAAACTAGCGAGAGTTAAGTAAAGTTGCCCTTTGGCATTTGGTCAAGTTTTTGAGTGCTTTCAAGTTGTCTGCACCGCCATAACTATAAAAACGAACAATGCCAAACACTCCGAAGTCCAAGTCCATGAATAAAATTCCGCCACGCTTCGGAGGCTGGCCCCCAAAATGACAAAGGAGCCCCACTTAATGTGCCATGCCACAGGGAAGCGTGGGTCGAAACCGGGCATTACTGGGGGCCATGGGGGTTGAACTCAATTCATGCATAATAAATGCCCCACTTGGTAGGCGTTTCGACCAGTCCCGAAACTATCAATGCGTAAGGGGTCCATAGGGGTGGGTTGAACTCTATGTACCCGGTATCTATGAGTTGAAGGGTATGTTGCACGCAAGGTTCTGAATCTAGAAATCATACATTTCGAACAGATACATTTACGGGGTGTCGTGTACCTACCTACATATCCTTTAacggttttctttttccaaaACATTTACCACTTCATTTAcctttatttttccttaacaTAAAGGTTCGttttaactataattttacaaaatcttttttacttaatatttatatatttattatatttacaaacaaCATAACTAAATTAGGCCAAATTTAACCATCCTTCTTAAATTGATGATCAGGTACAGTACTATGTTTgtgtaaaatgtatatttctatgtttatataacataataatataataattgaataaTGTTATTTACTTTCAACATCCTCAgttgattaattattttagtaaTACCTAAATGTTATCTACATCTCTTTCACTCCATGGGTATATATGAATAGATGAATTTCGAATTTTTAAGTGtacaaattgaataattttctTAACCCTCGGCTAATAAGTAGTAAAAActcaatataaaatattatccatattatttaaaaatatattttttggagtaATGGGTATCACAGAACAAAAACTATAGAGTTTACTATTCATACGCACTTTTTTGCTGCCCCTTTTTGCTCGATACAATTGGAATGATTAGACCTGCCAATTGGCACGTTCCATGGGATGAGGGGAGAAGTGCTGATTGGAAGGAGGCTAAATGGTGATGAATGCCTGACCTACTTGGGGAGTTTCCCTTGTCCGGGAATGTGGAGAAGGCCAAACATTTGCCCGTATGCtcacaaacacaaaattcTTTCTTCCCAGGTGGATGGCGAGGAAAGCATTTCGCTGGCACTGAGTTTCCTGCGTTTGCCGTGTGCCTCCCAGTACATAAAGGTGCGCGATGGTCCGTCGCTCTCGTCCACTCTGCTGGTGGAGCTCAACGGAGGTGGCCTGATCCTCAAGGGAGTCGGAGTTCCGGTGGCCGTCGAGTCGACGGGGGGCCAACTCCTGGTGGAGTTCTCCGCCGGCGATGTTGGCCAAGCGGCAAATGCATCCACTTCGACTCAGGAGGGAAGTGCAGCCTGCACAGGAGGCTTCATGGCCAATGTGCAGCAGCAGTTGGGTAAGTAGAACCGATAAATCTCCCTTGAATat
Protein-coding regions in this window:
- the LOC128259971 gene encoding cilia- and flagella-associated protein 157 encodes the protein MPPKVKKEKKDVNKVTQVDRTFYELTITDLNQKLARLRSHLTSVDESNVALTEKLREVESDGVDVAAHLERTLAERNNSITELEERLVEITKVRDVENRLAQEKIGDLEAKYKAMHDQLTSEIKLLNGKLNSLDEFRIQRDVLLAKFDDQEADLNEREKDHKEALYNMEQRAVVEKDALKKEVEQKLLQVSEDFTRSSEIRNAGYTRRLIRENIALQKEIDLLVMSQIKLQQAYTNQKSKHKEMEEQYSALDQIKNELVRNSVNKSKIIEGLTRNYEKLKAKYVEVLRYRKAYESHLQAEKCQNIKQKDAAGKLRTLAKRMEIVELENRSMEVVHAQHEMEITRLRGVIQEIKCTVRDAIVAEQAAKTFPQRLAEANVDDAAVIAEVREEAISVCRLKRSDLLSQLLNIVSSHSEELPRTPSIASIGSATSSLYAPGKMGFMPARPKPTPFDVFRSEVIDQEPDLTVPEDLQKLKTQDRPIASQRGDENSIIDVEFGTTLYVSSSREDDLIEVEEEPLEEPEGSTSSMSVKKASSEGSVAPPGTAPLAASVSSKDLKAPSIGTMDTLTGASKLTGITNEEEAGEEGEEEDFDVQFFY